The Dokdonia donghaensis DSW-1 DNA window CCACTATTCCAAATGCGCAGGTTGGTGAGGTTTATGTTTTTTTAGTAACTAATTATGCTGCAAGTATTGGAGGTACACCGAATGGAGGTCAAGGTGAAATTTATATAAATCAAACAAATGCTACTGCCGGTAATGCAGGAACTACAGATTGCTCAATAGTTAATGCTTCTTTAGGAGCAGATCAAGAGGTTTGTGATGGAGAAACAGTAACGCTAGATGCTACATCACCAGATGCTGCTGGATATGCTTGGGCAGTAGATACAGGTGCAGGATTTATGCCTGTATTAGACGGTACGGGTTCACAAGTAACAACAGCTACACTTGATGTAACGACTTCTGGCAACTACCAAGTGACTATAACAGATTTTGATGGAGAGACTGGGACAGATGAGGTTTTAGTTACATTCTTTACGGTACCTACAGCAACGCAACCAGCAGATCTTTTTGAATGTGATACAGATGCAGACGGATCGGCTACTTTTAATCTAGACACTCAAATAGGTGATATCCTTAACGGGCAAGACCCTAATGAGTTTGATGTGACTTTTCACTTAAGTCTTGCAGATGCTTCTGGTCCGGCAGGAATAGGAGCCCTTACAGGTACCGCGGCTTACACTTCTACCACAGATGAGATATTTGTGCGTGTAGAAAATGCAAACTTGGCTGAGTGTGTAGCGACTACAAGCTTTATGATTAACGTTGTAGACTTACCTGTAGCAACAATGCCAGGTCTTTATGAGATTTGTGATGATGCGGCAGATGGTGATGATACAAATGGTATTGCCACCTTTGACCTATCTACACTTAATGATGATGTTTTAAATGGACTTGACTCTATGCAATTTGTGGTGAGTTACCACGCAACAGGTCCTGATGCGACTGCAAATGCAAATCCATTACCGCTTGCTTATGAAAACGTAGGTTCACCAAACAATGATCAAATCTTTGCACGTGTCGAGAATACTGCTTTTACGGGTTGTTTTTCTATCACCCCAGTAAATTTAAGAGTAAATGCTTTGCCAGCATTAACTTCACCTGTGACGCTACGCCAGTGTGATGATGATATGAATGGAGTAAGCATTATAAATTTAACCCAAGCAGAAGGCGAGTTAAGTACAAATGCCGCAAATGAAACCTTTGCTTATTTTGATTCTTCTGGAGCTTCTATTCCAGACCCTACTGCTTATATGAATAGTAGTAACCCATTTCTTGAAACAATTGGAGTTACGGTAACAAACTTAAATGGGTGTTCTCGCGATGGGACCATAAATCTTATAATTAGTGCTTCTCAAATACCTGGAGGTACATTATTTGCAGATGAGATGGAGTGTGATACAGATAGTGATGGGGTTGCTTTATTTGATTTTTCTGCAGCAACAGCAGCTATAGAAGCATCGTTTGCTCCGCAAGTTGTTATTGTATCTTACTATGAAACACAACAAGAAGCTTTATCTGAAGTAAATCCTATTGCAGATCCTTCTGCTTATAATAACAACCTTACGTACACAAGTGCTGGAGGTGTTCAAGATATCTGGGTACGAGTTGAAGCAGACACAGATAATGGTTGTGTAGGTCTTGGAGAGCACGTACGTCTTACCGTTGTTCCTAACCCCACTTTTCTACCCAACATCTCTGCGCTAGAAGAATGTTCACCTATCGCAAACGCTGCCCAATTTGATCTAACCGAGAACGATGCCGAGATTACGGGCGGTGATCCTAATATTCTAGTTACTTATTATGAGAATGTAGGGAATTACACGGCGATGAATGCTATTGCTAACCCTACTGCTTTTTCAAACAGTAGCAACCCTCAAACCATTTACTATAGTCTTGAGGATGCTACTACGGGTTGTACTACGTTTGATTTTGTAAACCTTGCGATGAACTTTGAGCTCATCGTAAACCAGAATCCTGTACTCACCACGCCTACCGAACTTCAAGTTTGTGATGATGATGGTGTGATAGATGGACTTACCACAGTAGATCTCTCTTCAAAAGATATTGAGATCACGGGTGGTTTTGATGCAAACCTTACCATCACCTACCACCTTGACCTCGCTGGTGCCGATGCTGGTGATGCAAGTATTCCAGACAAAACAATGTTTACAATGACCACCAATCCTCAGATTGTAGTGGCTCGTGTGACCGATAATACCACGGCTTGTTATGCAACGGTAAATCTTAGTGTGCGTAGTTTCCCAGTGCCAGTACCCGTAACTCCTGCAGATTATGAGGAGTGTGATGATGATAACGACGGAGTTTTTGACTTCTTCGTGCTCTCCTCTAGAGACGCCGAAATCACCGGTGGTGACCCAACCCTTACCGTCTCCTATTACCTCACTCAGGCAGATGCAGATAATGCACCGGTGGGTCAGGAGCTAGATAATATGATGTATATCAACAATGAGCCTTTTGAGCAAATTGTATATGCTCGCGTTTTTAACGATGCCGGTTGTTACAGCACTACACCGCTTACCCTGCGTGTGCTCAACACCCCGATGCCTAACCAAGATGCGCTTCCATACGCGCTGTGTGATGACGATACCGATGGGCTTCAAATATTTGATTTGAGTACGCAAGAAGCTAATATCTTAGGTGGTTTAGACCCTGCAACGCATACGGTGGAGTGGTTTTCTTCTCTCGCTTCCGCGGAAGCTGGAGCTCCTGCCATTGCAACTCCTAACGCTTATACGAGCAATACCGCTACCGTATATGCCCTAGTAACTGACACTGCACAGATGACCACTACAATGACCTTCTGTAGTAATATTGCCCCTTTAGAACTTATTGTAAACCCATTACCAACCCCTACCCAACCTGCCGAATATGAGCTCTGTGATGATATAGAAAGTGGTAGTGATACCGATGAGTTTGCAAGCTTTGATTTACGTAGCCGTGATGATGAGATTACCGGTGGTAATGACGATTGGAGTGTGAGCTATCACCTCACCCAAGCAGATGCAGATGCCGGTACGCCCGTACTTACAGATATGTATCAGAATGTAGTAATGGCAAACCAAACCATCTTTGTACGTGTAGAAGATATTGTAACGGCTTGTTATGAGACTATCACCTTAACCTTAGTGGTAAACCCATTACCATCACCTACTACCATAGCACCGGTAGAGGAGTGTGATACAATGGCAAATGATGGCGACCCAGATAATGATGGGGATGCTATTTTTGACCTTACTGGCCAGGTAACGACAGACATTATAAATGGCGAGGCCTTTGTGGGACTTACCTTCCACGAGACCATTGCCGCTGCAGAGCTAGGTACACCAGCCATAGCAAACCCAGCAGCCTACCAGACGGTATCAAGAACTATTTATGTAAGAGCTACAGATACAGACCCTGCTACCAGCACTGAGTGTTACCGTATCGTAGAGTTAGAACTTATCGTGCAACCTGCACCGGTACTACCTACCACTATCCCAGACCTTACCGAGTGTGATGATGATGGGGACGGGCAAGCGCTGTTTGACCTTACACAAAACGATGCCGTGATCTACGGGACACAAACCCCAGCAGCTGTAACCCTTACGTATCACGAGACACTTGCCAGTGCAGAAGCAATGGTAGGCAGTGCGGCAGATATGCCTATTGCAGACCCTGTAAACTACCTTGCCAGTGCACCGGTAACCCAGCTGTGGGTACGTCTAGAAGACACCGCAACAGGTTGTACTGTAGTAGGTACTTTTAATCTAAACATCGCAATGATTCCTACCATCACCCCACCAGGACTTTTTGAAGCCTGTGATAGTGCGGGTGCCCTCGTAGGAACCGATGATGATGGGATTACTACTTTTGACCTTACCAGCCTTGATGCAGGTATTACCGGTGGAGATCCAGCCCTTACCGTGACCTACTATGAGTCGCAAGCAGACCTAGATGCAGGTATTGCAAATGCTATTGCCACACCAGCGGCATATATCAATGATGGTACTAGTCCGCAGACGCTTTTTATCTTAGTAAGTAGTAGTGATGCAGGAATGTGTGGTGCAGAGACTACGGTAGACCTACAGGTGAATCCGCTACCTGTTATTGGAGAACCTTTACCAGAAGCGATAGCTTGTGATGAAGACAATGATGGTTTTGGAGCCTTTGACTTGCAACAATATAATGATGACTTGTTAGCAACGCTTACAGATATCACCCTACGTTTTTATGAAACCCTAGATAATGCCACGGCAGACACGGGAGCAGGGCAGATAGATATTACCGTTCCTTATAACAACATCACAGGGATGACCTCACTGTATGTGGTAGCACAAGATACCAACCCTGCAACGGCAACGGCTTGTACTAAGATTTATGAGTTTGAGCTTGTGGTGTATCCTATCCCAGAGATTCCCGCAGCCCTTGAAACACTTACCGAGTGTGATAATGATAATAACCTGATGGAAATCATAGACCTTACTCAAAATGAGGTTGCCATCATAGGGACACAAGATGCAACCACGCTTGTCATTACCTATCACAATACCCTAGCAGATGCAGAAACGGGTAACAACCCAATTATTGATCCAGCCAACTATAACGCAACACAGATGACACCACTTGAGGTAATCTGGGTACGTTTACAAGTAAATGATGGTAGTCCAAATATCTGTGCTGCAGTGAGCTCTTTTGAAATCTCTGTAGAAAGCCCACCTACGGCAAACCCAGTAAATGATGATCTAGACCTAATGGTTTGTGATGATGATGCAGATACCTTTAATGTATTTGACCTTACGGTTAATGAGGCAAGTCTTACCGGTGGTGATCCATTACTATCTGTGACCTATTATGCAAGTCTTGCAGACCAGATGAGTGATACTCCTATTACAGACCCTACAGCTTATACAAACATTCAGAACCCACAGACGATACAGGCAGTAGTCTCTAGCGCAGCAGGATGTACCGACCAGACTACTTTTGACATTGAGGTGTTACCATTACCTACGCCTAACACAATGCCAGATGCCGTGGAGGTATGTGATGCCACGACAGATATTGATACTGATGGCGATGGGGTGATTGACGCTGGCTCTGGTTCAGATACCGATGGTTTTGAGAGCTTTGATCTTACGGGTGTGATTGCTCAGATAGGCGGAGGGGAGCCTGTAGATATCTTAGTGTATACAGATCTCGCTTTCGCGGAAGCGAACCCAGACGACCCAACGCTTGCAGTGGCAGATGTCACTAACTTTATCAATACCACATCTGGTAACCAAACGCTCTACGCACGTGTGGAACGTAATGTACCGGGCGATGATGACTTAGACAGCGACGGAAACTTATGTTATGTGATTGTGCCTTTTGAGGTGATTGTAAATCCGCTACCTGTATTGGCAGAAGCGGGACCTATTGATTATACCTTCTGTGAAGAATTTGATGGAGATGATACAATGGGAAGTGTTGATCTTACGACCCTGGCAGATGAGATAGGGATTCTTGCGGCGCCACAGGTAACGAGTGATTTTACGATAAGCTATCACCAGTTACTGGTGCAGGCAGAGGCAAACACGGCTGCACTAAGTTCGCCATACACGGTGGCAGATGGTGAGGAGCTGTTTGTGCGTATTGAAGATAACACCACGGGTTGTGTGAACTTTACAAGCATCATCTTTACGGTAGAGAGCCGTCCAGAGGTGTCTCCAGCAGATAATATGGTACAGTGTGCCGATGATCTTGGGATTAATGTTGCGCCTAACCAAGATGAGGCTACCTTTGACCTTACCCAGCAAAATGCGATGATTACCGGTGGGGTAGCTGGCACTTCTGTTACTTACTACACCAGCCTGGCAGATGCAGAGGCAATGATAAATGCGATAGACACGCCTAGTGCTTATGTGAATACAAGTAACCCACAGACTATTTATGCTAGAGCGGTTAATACAGCTAGTAACTGTGAGAGTACGATGGTGGTAGACTTTGAGATTTTTGTACAAGCACTACCATATACAGACCTTAGCAATGAGGGCGGACAGATTTGTGTGGATGAGATTACGGGTGAAGCGCTTGATCCGTTTACGATAGATGGTACGGTAGAAGATCCTCAGATTGGGGTGACTTATAGCTATGCGTGGACACTAGATGGTGCATTGATATCACTAAATCCTGTGGTGACTGTAGATGCTGCAGGAACCTACCAGGTGCTGGTTACAGCTACGTATGTAGATGGTACGGAGTGTGATTACCTAGCAGAGGCGGTATATACGGCAGAGAGCGCGCCGGTGTTTGAGGCGATTGTACTAGAACCTTCTTTTAACAGTAGCGGATTATACACGGTAGAGGTGATCAACATCACGGGAGCAAATCCTAACTCTGAGTATGAGTTTGCTCTAGATGATGGCCCGTTCCAGAGTAGTACGACTTTTACAAATGTGACTCCAGGAACACATACCATTTTTGGAAGACTAGCAAGTGGTAACTGTTCGATCTCTGAGTTTGAGATAGGGATCATCGATTACCCACGTTTCTTTACACCTAACGCAGATGGTTTTCACGATACGTGGAATATCATAGGGCTGGGCGTGGATCCTAACCTGAATGCAAAGATTTTCATCTTTGATAGATATGGGAAGCTCTTAAAACAACTAAGCCCTACAAGCCCAGGATGGGACGGTACTTTTAATGGACAACCGATGCCGAGTAACGACTACTGGTTTAGAGTAGAGTTTACAGAGGTAGATGACCTAGGGACACAGAGAACCGTAAATGGTCACTTTACATTGAAGAGATAAGAAGTAGATAAAACCGATTTTAAAAAGCTCTCAGTATTAAATACTGAGAGCTTTTTTAGTTATGGTATGAGGTGTAAATTATAATCTAGTTGCTGAGAAGTCTAATGGTTGTGATATTAATCAAGCAATGTGCAGTAAAAGTTTGCAATGCTTAATTACCTGCGTGAGGGATAGTAGTGGTTACCCTGCAGTGTTGTGGAGCGATAGCGCAGCATCACGAAGCGTATGAGCGTATAGCCCGGTCACTATACTTGAAGAATGAAATGATGAAAGAATAGGGGCACGCCCTAGTAGAAAGAAAGAGACTATCTAAAAAGTTCCCAATCTAATTTTACAGAAAATACGTTAGAATATATAGCAGCGCTCTGATCACCTATATCTGTGAGTGCATAATCTACGTGAATGCCTTTGTACTTAAAACCTACACCAATGTTAGGCTGGAAGCCCATCGTAGTACTATTGTCTAGTGCTGTGAGTTCTTGGAAATTACCTACACCCGCTCGCACATACACCAGCTCTGCATAGCCAAATTCAAGACCTAGGGCAGGAGTTGCACTTACAGACGAGCTAGAGATGATATCATTAGTTTGAGTAAATCTAAAATTCATATCAAGTTCTGCTCTTAAGGAGTAGTCGTAATGGAAAATCCACTGTCTTCCCATACCTATTTGAAGTTTTGGGATGGTGATTTCTGTTTTTTCTGGAAGTTCTTGATTTTGCCCTTCTACGGCATCGCTTATGGTAGCAAACTGCTCTTCATCTATGCTCCACGCATTTACGGTAGTGGTGATATCACGCGCCATAAGCCCAAAATCCCAGTCGCCTCTCTTAAATTGTAGTCCTACATCAAGGCCAAAACCCCAACTATTTGCAAAGTCGCCTATCACACGACGTACCACCTTTGCATTCACCCCTAGATTTAAACCATCTAGTGGCAGCGCGCGTGCATAAGAGACCGTAAAGGCATAGTCTGCAGTAGAAAATAAGCTTATACGATTGTAATCTATATTACCTTGATCATCTATGAGCTGTGTGGTGTTTAAAATATCGTCTACCCCAAACCTTATGATAGAAATACCTACGGCACTTTTATCATCTAGTGGTTTTGCAAAGCCTATGTAGTCGTAGTTTGCAATGTTTGCAAAGTAAGAAGCGTGCATTAATGAGATCTGGTTATCTTCTAGGTTCACTAGCCCTGCAGGATTCCAGTAGCCCGCATTTACATCGCTTGTACTTGCCACAACCGCATTACTCATACCAAGAGCGGCAGCGTCTACACCAATATTCAAAAACTCATTTGAGTAAGAACGTACCGCTTGAGAAGCAGCAGTCATTGTAATAAGTATAGATAGTATGGTAAGCGATTTTTTCAATAGCAGGATTTGTGAGACAAATATCCCACTTTTAGTACACATTGTAAACAATAAAACGGGCTAGATATTGCCTGTAGCCACATTAGTATAGATATCTTCCCTATTTTTACCGAAAATTATAAAATGTCTATAAAGAGTTACGTACCTAATGCAATCACAATGGGCAACCTTTTAAGCGGTTGTGTCGCAGTCGTATTTGCTGTAAATGACAGGCTTGAACTTGCTGCCATATTTGTAGCTCTTGGGATTTTCTTTGATTTTTTTGATGGATTTTTTGCGCGTATTCTTAATGCCTCTAGTGAGGTAGGATTGCAACTAGACTCACTGGCAGATATGGTGACTAGTGGTGTAGTGCCTGGTGTGGTAATGTATCAACTGCTAGAAGATGCTAGCGGCATTCCTTGGGGAGCGGCACTTGAAGAGCAGCACTTTCACTTAGGGTATATAGGCTTTGCCATAACGATGGCTTCGGCATATAGGTTGGCAAAATTTAATGTAGACGATCGCCAGACTAATTCTTTTATAGGACTTCCTACGCCTGCAAATACCTTATTTATACTAAGCTTGCCGCTCATATTAATGTTTGAAGAGTACGCTTTCGCGAAAGCGCTATTAGAAAACCCATATGTCCTTATATTACTTACCGCATTAAGTTGTTTTATGCTCAATGCAGAACTTCCATTATTTGCATTGAAGTTCAAAAACTGGTCTTTTGGCCAAAATGAAGTGCGCTACTTATTCTTACTAGCCAGTGTATTATTACTGGTGTTCTTTCAATTTTTAGGAGTTCCTCTTATTATTATCTTATACATTCTTCTTTCCTTAGTTTTTAAGGAGCAATCATAGGTCTAGCTTATTTCAAGCTATTATCTTTGTGAAAAATTTGAACACAATGGATAATCAAGAAATAAGAAATCTCGAGCCAAAAGCACTCTGGAATAAATTTGCCGATCTTAATGCTGTACCACGACCTTCTAAAAAGGAGGAGCGTGTGATTGCGTTTATGAAAGATTTTGGGACTAAGCTTGGCCTAGAAACGATAGAGGATGAAGTAGGGAATGTGATCATAAGAAAACCAGCTACTGCAGGTCACGAAGATAAAAAGATGATTGTGATGCAGTCACACCTGGATATGGTGCATCAAAAAAATAATGACACCGAGTTTGATTTTGACAATCAAGGTATTGAGATGTATGTAGATGGTGACTGGGTACGTGCAAAAGGCACTACACTAGGAGCAGATAATGGTCTTGGAGTGGCGACCATAATGGCTGTGCTTGAAAGTACTACCATAGAGCACCCGGCTATAGAGGCGCTTTTTACAATAGATGAAGAGACTGGGATGACAGGAGCAATGGGTCTTAAAGGAGGAATTCTTAAAGGCGATATCTTGCTTAATCTAGACACAGAAGACGATGATGAGATAGGTGTAGGTTGTGCTGGTGGTGTAGATATCACGGCTACACGTACCTATACAGAAGAGGGACTAGATGATGGTCTTGTAGGTTATGAAGTGAAAGTGGCTGGTCTTAATGGAGGTCACTCTGGGATGGATATTATAAAAGGCCTAGGTAATGCAAATAAGATGATGAATCGTCTTTTATACAATGCTGCAGAAAATTTTGAAATACGTATATCTAGTATAGATGGCGGTAGTTTACGTAACGCGATACCAAGAGAGAGCGTGGCTATCATAGCTGTGGACGAAAATCAGAAAGCTGCTTTTGAAGCAGATTTTACAGATATGGCGGCAGCAATACACGGTGAATATGCTTCACTAGAAAAAGAGCTAGAGCTTTCTATCAAGCAAATAGCTCTCAATGATAACGTGATGAACCTTGAGTCACAAAGCCAGTTGCTCAAAGCTATCTGCGCGGCACATAATGGTGTGTACAGGATGAGTCCAGATATAGCAGACCTGGTAGAAACATCAAATAACATAGCAAGAGTTATGGTAAAAGATGGAGGTATAAAGATAGGATGTCTTACTCGCTCATCTGTAGATAGCTCTAAAGATGATCTTGCAAATACACTTACAGCTACTTTTGAGCTTGCAGGTTTTGATGTAGCACTCTCTGGAGATTACCCAGGATGGGCGCCTAATATGGATAGTGCTATCTTAAAAGTGCTTGAAGCAAAGTATAAAGAAATAAATAATGAAGCTCCACACGTAGCTGCTTGTCACGCAGGATTAGAGTGTGGTATTTTAGGTCAAAACTATCCTGAGATGGATATGATATCTTTTGGGCCTACAATAAAAGGAGCGCACTCTCCAGATGAGAGAGCAAGTATCTCAAGTGCTCAGAAGTACTGGGATTTTGTTATTGAGATTTTAAAGGATATACCGGTGGCTTAGTAAGTTTCTTGTATTTATTCATAAAAAAAGGGAGTCATTATTATGACTCCCTTTTTTTATGCTCGTAAGATTTGCGCTTACTTAACAATTTCTAATAATTCTATTTCAAAAACTAAGTCAGACTTAGGAGGTATAGCTCCTGGGTATCCCTGCTCTCCGTATCCTAAGTGGTAAGGGATGAACAATGTTGCTTTGTCACCTACAGACATCTTCTGGAGTCCTTCTTTAAAACCAGCTATAAGTCTAGCCTCAGGGCTATATAGTGTTTCTAAAGGATTGTATTGCCCTACAGCTTTACGGCGCTCGTCTAGTTTATTATTTTTCTCTGCGATTTCTGCACTACTAGTGTCAAAAAGTTCTCCCGTTGTAAAATACCCAGCATATTCTACTTTAACTTTTTGACCTGTATTAGGTTGTACACCTCTTCCTTTTTTGTCAAAGAAGATGGCAAGACCGCTTGGTAAATCTTCTGCCTTGTCTCTTTTTGCAAAGATTTCGGTTTTCTTTCCTGCAAATTGTTTTGCACGTTCTGCAGCTTCTGCTACTTTTCTATCTTCAAAAGCAGCTAGCTCTTTTGTAAATGTTTCTGCAGCGTTATAATTTTTCACAGCGCTACCTTTACGTATGATGTTTACTTCTTGAATATAAACAGGGTCTTTAGGTTTCCCTGCTCTTGGATCATTCATAGATACACCAGCGATAGCATCTACCACTTTAAGACCATCTACTACCTGCCCCCATACAGTATGACAGCTTACGCGTGGGTTCTCACAGTTTTTAAGATCGCCATTTGCATCATACCCGTCAAGGTGTGGTGTTGCTTTATGAGTGATAAAAAACTGACTACCGTTTGTGCCATAACCAGAGTTTGCCATAGAGAGTGTTCCTACAGAGTCGTGACGACGCTCTGGAGATAACTCGTCAAAAAATTTATAACCTGGTCCACCAGAACCTGTTCCTTGTGGGTCACCACCTTGTATCATAAAGTCCTTTATAATTCTATGAAAGGTAAGACCATTGTAAAAAGGCTTCCCAGCATAAGCACTATCTACTAGTGGGTGTGTACCCTCTGCTAGTGCAACAAAATTTGCCACAGTAGCTGGAGCATCTTCATAATAAAGCTCTGCAACGATGGTTCCTTTATCTGTTACAATCTCAGCATACAGACCGTCTTCTAGATCTGGATACTTGTCGTTGCAAGAGAAAAGTGATAAAATGACTGCAATTAATAACATACCTGTTTTTTTCATTGTTAATGATTTACTTAATCGTTTGATTGGTTTTTAATTTCTAGCAAAGTAACGGTACTACGCACCGGAGTATTGCTGGGCACTCTGTTTTCAACACCATAATAGCCATAAGCTTTATGGCTAGGAAAAAGAAAAGTTACTGTCTCTCCTTCTTTCATAAGTTTAATACCTTCTCTTATTCCAGAAATGAGGTCTTGATTGCTTTGATCTATTTGAGTAACCGTATTACCTATCTCTTCTTGAGATACAAGTACCTTGCCATTTATAGCGGCAATATTATAATTAAATAATACGAGGTCTCCTACCTGAGGTGTAGGTTTTGACAAGGTGTCTTTTTGTACGTATGTATACCAAAAACCACTAGCCGAACTTTGATAATCGTTTATGGTATCAGACTCAATAACTTTTTTTAAAGCTTTCTCTTCTTGCGCAACACGTTCTATATTACGGGTAATAGTTTTTGTCTTAACATAAGACCCAGATTTTTGAGTAACTGGCCTTCTTGCTACAGTTTCTGAACAAGAGATGGTAAGTAGCGCTATACAAAGTATTACAAATGTGTATCTCATTATGTTAACTGTTCTTTATACGTAGGTAATAATGCTTTAAACTGCGCTACGGTTTCTTCAAGAGATGAATCACTTTTGCCACCTGCTGCATTTGTATGCCCTCCACCGTGGTAATGTGCTCTTGCAAGTTCATTTACAGAAAAATCACCTTTAGAACGCAGTGACATTTTAATGATACGATCTGCTTTATTTTCTATAAATATAACCGCAAATATAATGCCCTCTAGTGAAAGACAGTAATTTACAAACCCCTCTGTATCTCCTTTTTGAAATTTATGATCATCCAGTTCCTTTTGTGATATGGTGATGTATGCCGTACGATACTCACGTAAGACTACAAGATTGCTTAGTGCAACGCCTAGTA harbors:
- a CDS encoding aminoacyl-histidine dipeptidase translates to MDNQEIRNLEPKALWNKFADLNAVPRPSKKEERVIAFMKDFGTKLGLETIEDEVGNVIIRKPATAGHEDKKMIVMQSHLDMVHQKNNDTEFDFDNQGIEMYVDGDWVRAKGTTLGADNGLGVATIMAVLESTTIEHPAIEALFTIDEETGMTGAMGLKGGILKGDILLNLDTEDDDEIGVGCAGGVDITATRTYTEEGLDDGLVGYEVKVAGLNGGHSGMDIIKGLGNANKMMNRLLYNAAENFEIRISSIDGGSLRNAIPRESVAIIAVDENQKAAFEADFTDMAAAIHGEYASLEKELELSIKQIALNDNVMNLESQSQLLKAICAAHNGVYRMSPDIADLVETSNNIARVMVKDGGIKIGCLTRSSVDSSKDDLANTLTATFELAGFDVALSGDYPGWAPNMDSAILKVLEAKYKEINNEAPHVAACHAGLECGILGQNYPEMDMISFGPTIKGAHSPDERASISSAQKYWDFVIEILKDIPVA
- a CDS encoding peptidylprolyl isomerase produces the protein MKKTGMLLIAVILSLFSCNDKYPDLEDGLYAEIVTDKGTIVAELYYEDAPATVANFVALAEGTHPLVDSAYAGKPFYNGLTFHRIIKDFMIQGGDPQGTGSGGPGYKFFDELSPERRHDSVGTLSMANSGYGTNGSQFFITHKATPHLDGYDANGDLKNCENPRVSCHTVWGQVVDGLKVVDAIAGVSMNDPRAGKPKDPVYIQEVNIIRKGSAVKNYNAAETFTKELAAFEDRKVAEAAERAKQFAGKKTEIFAKRDKAEDLPSGLAIFFDKKGRGVQPNTGQKVKVEYAGYFTTGELFDTSSAEIAEKNNKLDERRKAVGQYNPLETLYSPEARLIAGFKEGLQKMSVGDKATLFIPYHLGYGEQGYPGAIPPKSDLVFEIELLEIVK
- the gldI gene encoding gliding motility-associated peptidyl-prolyl isomerase GldI, which produces MRYTFVILCIALLTISCSETVARRPVTQKSGSYVKTKTITRNIERVAQEEKALKKVIESDTINDYQSSASGFWYTYVQKDTLSKPTPQVGDLVLFNYNIAAINGKVLVSQEEIGNTVTQIDQSNQDLISGIREGIKLMKEGETVTFLFPSHKAYGYYGVENRVPSNTPVRSTVTLLEIKNQSND